From Chlorocebus sabaeus isolate Y175 chromosome 15, mChlSab1.0.hap1, whole genome shotgun sequence, the proteins below share one genomic window:
- the SLC25A38 gene encoding mitochondrial glycine transporter isoform X4, translating into MKHHQLHPVIKAFLCGSISGTCSTLLFQPLDLLKTRLQTLQPSDHGTRRVGMLAVLLKVVRTESLLGLWKGMSASIVRCVPGVGIYFGTLYSLKQYFLRGHPPTALESIMLGVGSRSVAGVCMSPITVIKTRYESGKYGYESIYAALRSIYRSEGHRGLFSGLTATLLRDAPFSGIYLMFYNQTKNIVPHDQVDATLIPITNFSCGIFAGILASLVTQPADVIKTHMQLYPLKFQWIGQAVTLIFKDYGLRGFFQGGIPRALRRTLMAAMAWTVYEEMMAKMGLKS; encoded by the exons ATGAAGCACCACCAG TTACATCCAGTGATCAAGGCTTTCCTGTGTGGCTCCATCAGTGGGACCTGTTCTACCCTCCTTTTCCAACCTCTGGATCTCCTTAAAACACGCCTGCAAACCCTCCAGCCCTCAGATCATGG GACTAGACGTGTTGGGATGTTAGCTGTACTCTTGAAGGTGGTTCGCACGGAGAGTCTTTTGGGCCTTTGGAAAGGGATGTCCGCT TCCATTGTGAGATGTGTCCCTGGCGTTGGAATCTACTTTGGCACTCTCTACTCTTTGAAGCAGTATTTCTTGCGAGGCCATCCCCCAACCGCCCTGGAGTCGATCATGCTGGGGGTgggctctcgctctgttgcagGGGTCTGTATGTCACCTATCACGGTAATCAAGACGCGCTATGAG AGTGGGAAATATGGCTATGAGAGTATCTACGCTGCCCTGAGGAGCATCTATCGCAGCGAGGGGCACCGGGGCCTCTTCAGTGGCCTGACAGCAACTCTCCTTCGAGATGCGCCCTTTTCAGGAATCTACCTGATGTTTTACAACCAGACCAAAAACATAGTGCCCCATG ACCAGGTGGATGCAACCCTTATTCCTATTACAAATTTCAGCTGTGGGATATTTGCTGGTATTCTGGCCTCACTGGTAACTCAACCTGCAGATGTTATCAAAACTCATATGCAGCTTTACCCACTGAAGTTTCAATGGATTGGTCAAGCAGTGACACTTATTTTCAAA gACTATGGACTACGTGGCTTCTTCCAAGGGGGCATCCCCCGAGCCCTCCGCAGAACTCTAATGGCAGCAATGGCGTGGACGGTGTATGAAGAGATGATGGCCAAGATGGGCCTGAAGTCCTGA
- the SLC25A38 gene encoding mitochondrial glycine transporter isoform X2 — MACTREAKYEENMKHHQLHPVIKAFLCGSISGTCSTLLFQPLDLLKTRLQTLQPSDHGTRRVGMLAVLLKVVRTESLLGLWKGMSASIVRCVPGVGIYFGTLYSLKQYFLRGHPPTALESIMLGVGSRSVAGVCMSPITVIKTRYESGKYGYESIYAALRSIYRSEGHRGLFSGLTATLLRDAPFSGIYLMFYNQTKNIVPHDQVDATLIPITNFSCGIFAGILASLVTQPADVIKTHMQLYPLKFQWIGQAVTLIFKDYGLRGFFQGGIPRALRRTLMAAMAWTVYEEMMAKMGLKS; from the exons ATGGCATGTACCAGAGAGGCCAA GTATGAAGAAAACATGAAGCACCACCAG TTACATCCAGTGATCAAGGCTTTCCTGTGTGGCTCCATCAGTGGGACCTGTTCTACCCTCCTTTTCCAACCTCTGGATCTCCTTAAAACACGCCTGCAAACCCTCCAGCCCTCAGATCATGG GACTAGACGTGTTGGGATGTTAGCTGTACTCTTGAAGGTGGTTCGCACGGAGAGTCTTTTGGGCCTTTGGAAAGGGATGTCCGCT TCCATTGTGAGATGTGTCCCTGGCGTTGGAATCTACTTTGGCACTCTCTACTCTTTGAAGCAGTATTTCTTGCGAGGCCATCCCCCAACCGCCCTGGAGTCGATCATGCTGGGGGTgggctctcgctctgttgcagGGGTCTGTATGTCACCTATCACGGTAATCAAGACGCGCTATGAG AGTGGGAAATATGGCTATGAGAGTATCTACGCTGCCCTGAGGAGCATCTATCGCAGCGAGGGGCACCGGGGCCTCTTCAGTGGCCTGACAGCAACTCTCCTTCGAGATGCGCCCTTTTCAGGAATCTACCTGATGTTTTACAACCAGACCAAAAACATAGTGCCCCATG ACCAGGTGGATGCAACCCTTATTCCTATTACAAATTTCAGCTGTGGGATATTTGCTGGTATTCTGGCCTCACTGGTAACTCAACCTGCAGATGTTATCAAAACTCATATGCAGCTTTACCCACTGAAGTTTCAATGGATTGGTCAAGCAGTGACACTTATTTTCAAA gACTATGGACTACGTGGCTTCTTCCAAGGGGGCATCCCCCGAGCCCTCCGCAGAACTCTAATGGCAGCAATGGCGTGGACGGTGTATGAAGAGATGATGGCCAAGATGGGCCTGAAGTCCTGA
- the SLC25A38 gene encoding mitochondrial glycine transporter isoform X1, which translates to MIQNSRPSLLQPQDVGDTVETLMLHPVIKAFLCGSISGTCSTLLFQPLDLLKTRLQTLQPSDHGTRRVGMLAVLLKVVRTESLLGLWKGMSASIVRCVPGVGIYFGTLYSLKQYFLRGHPPTALESIMLGVGSRSVAGVCMSPITVIKTRYESGKYGYESIYAALRSIYRSEGHRGLFSGLTATLLRDAPFSGIYLMFYNQTKNIVPHDQVDATLIPITNFSCGIFAGILASLVTQPADVIKTHMQLYPLKFQWIGQAVTLIFKDYGLRGFFQGGIPRALRRTLMAAMAWTVYEEMMAKMGLKS; encoded by the exons ATGATTCAGAACTCACGTCCGTCGCTGCTGCAACCCCAAGATGTCGGAGACACAGTGGAAACGCTTATG TTACATCCAGTGATCAAGGCTTTCCTGTGTGGCTCCATCAGTGGGACCTGTTCTACCCTCCTTTTCCAACCTCTGGATCTCCTTAAAACACGCCTGCAAACCCTCCAGCCCTCAGATCATGG GACTAGACGTGTTGGGATGTTAGCTGTACTCTTGAAGGTGGTTCGCACGGAGAGTCTTTTGGGCCTTTGGAAAGGGATGTCCGCT TCCATTGTGAGATGTGTCCCTGGCGTTGGAATCTACTTTGGCACTCTCTACTCTTTGAAGCAGTATTTCTTGCGAGGCCATCCCCCAACCGCCCTGGAGTCGATCATGCTGGGGGTgggctctcgctctgttgcagGGGTCTGTATGTCACCTATCACGGTAATCAAGACGCGCTATGAG AGTGGGAAATATGGCTATGAGAGTATCTACGCTGCCCTGAGGAGCATCTATCGCAGCGAGGGGCACCGGGGCCTCTTCAGTGGCCTGACAGCAACTCTCCTTCGAGATGCGCCCTTTTCAGGAATCTACCTGATGTTTTACAACCAGACCAAAAACATAGTGCCCCATG ACCAGGTGGATGCAACCCTTATTCCTATTACAAATTTCAGCTGTGGGATATTTGCTGGTATTCTGGCCTCACTGGTAACTCAACCTGCAGATGTTATCAAAACTCATATGCAGCTTTACCCACTGAAGTTTCAATGGATTGGTCAAGCAGTGACACTTATTTTCAAA gACTATGGACTACGTGGCTTCTTCCAAGGGGGCATCCCCCGAGCCCTCCGCAGAACTCTAATGGCAGCAATGGCGTGGACGGTGTATGAAGAGATGATGGCCAAGATGGGCCTGAAGTCCTGA
- the SLC25A38 gene encoding mitochondrial glycine transporter isoform X3, protein MIQNSRPSLLQPQDVGDTVETLMLHPVIKAFLCGSISGTCSTLLFQPLDLLKTRLQTLQPSDHGTRRVGMLAVLLKVVRTESLLGLWKGMSASIVRCVPGVGIYFGTLYSLKQYFLRGHPPTALESIMLGVGSRSVAGVCMSPITVIKTRYESGKYGYESIYAALRSIYRSEGHRGLFSGLTATLLRDAPFSGIYLMFYNQTKNIVPHGRDKARPGGCNPYSYYKFQLWDICWYSGLTGNSTCRCYQNSYAALPTEVSMDWSSSDTYFQRLWTTWLLPRGHPPSPPQNSNGSNGVDGV, encoded by the exons ATGATTCAGAACTCACGTCCGTCGCTGCTGCAACCCCAAGATGTCGGAGACACAGTGGAAACGCTTATG TTACATCCAGTGATCAAGGCTTTCCTGTGTGGCTCCATCAGTGGGACCTGTTCTACCCTCCTTTTCCAACCTCTGGATCTCCTTAAAACACGCCTGCAAACCCTCCAGCCCTCAGATCATGG GACTAGACGTGTTGGGATGTTAGCTGTACTCTTGAAGGTGGTTCGCACGGAGAGTCTTTTGGGCCTTTGGAAAGGGATGTCCGCT TCCATTGTGAGATGTGTCCCTGGCGTTGGAATCTACTTTGGCACTCTCTACTCTTTGAAGCAGTATTTCTTGCGAGGCCATCCCCCAACCGCCCTGGAGTCGATCATGCTGGGGGTgggctctcgctctgttgcagGGGTCTGTATGTCACCTATCACGGTAATCAAGACGCGCTATGAG AGTGGGAAATATGGCTATGAGAGTATCTACGCTGCCCTGAGGAGCATCTATCGCAGCGAGGGGCACCGGGGCCTCTTCAGTGGCCTGACAGCAACTCTCCTTCGAGATGCGCCCTTTTCAGGAATCTACCTGATGTTTTACAACCAGACCAAAAACATAGTGCCCCATGGTAGGGATAAAGCAAG ACCAGGTGGATGCAACCCTTATTCCTATTACAAATTTCAGCTGTGGGATATTTGCTGGTATTCTGGCCTCACTGGTAACTCAACCTGCAGATGTTATCAAAACTCATATGCAGCTTTACCCACTGAAGTTTCAATGGATTGGTCAAGCAGTGACACTTATTTTCAAA gACTATGGACTACGTGGCTTCTTCCAAGGGGGCATCCCCCGAGCCCTCCGCAGAACTCTAATGGCAGCAATGGCGTGGACGGTGTATGA